The DNA sequence ACCTCTTCCGGGGTGGTCCGGTCGGCCTGTCGACGCTGGCCGTCGCGGTGGGGGAGCAGCCCGACACGGTCGAGGAGGTGTGCGAACCGTTCCTCGTCCGGGCCGGCCTGCTGGCGCGTACGCCGCGCGGCCGGGTGGCCACCGAGGCGGCGTGGAAGCACCTCGGGCGTACCCCGCCGCCCGGTTCGTTCGGCGCACCGGCCCAGTCCGGGCCGGACCTTTTCAGCTCGGGTCAGTAGGCGTGATGTGTTCGTGATCTGCACCAAGTTCGGCGTTTACAGGCACAGCGACTAGACTCGCCGCGGTCCGTACAGGATGTGAAGTCATTCCTCCGCTCCGGCGCCCCCACGCTGGTGGTCGAGGCCAATGGGAAGGTCGTAGCGTGCATTTGGCAGCAGAGTCCGGCGGAGGCGCCGGCAGTTTCATGCCGATCCTGATGATCGCCCTGCTTTTCGGCGTCATGTATTTCATGATGATCCGTCCGCAGCAGAAGCGGCGCAAAGAGGCTGAGCAGATGCAGTCCGCGCTCGGCCCCGGCGACCAGGTCGTCACGATCGGTGGCCTGCACGGCACCGTGGCGAACGTCGACGACGACACGGTCACGCTCGAACCGTCGCCCGGCGTGCAGCTGCGCTTCGCCCGCCCGGCGATCGCCCGTGTGGTGAGCAGCGCCGACCGGCCGGAGCAGATCGAGGAGACGCCGGAGGCCGAGGCCGAGGTCGACAGCACGGCCGGCACCGGACCGGACCTCCGCAAGGACTGATCCGCGACCCCGGTCGACGGGGTCGCGAAAACATCGAAGATACTGGATAATCGCGCCGGTCGGCCTGCTGGCCGGCGCGCAAGATACCCGTCGCCGGCCAGGGTGTGCCGGCGCGCCACCACCCGCCGCCCACCACACTCAGCGGCCGACCGCGCAGGGAGACACGACAGCCGTGGCACCACCTCAGGGACAGATGCGGCCCGGGCGGCAACTCGCCGTGCTCGGCCTCATCTTCGCCATTCTCTATCTCCTGGTGTTCTTCGCTGGCGCGAGCGGAGGCTGGAAGGAGCGGCTGGAGCCCCGGCTGGGGCTCGACCTCATCGGCGGCACCCGGGTGACGCTCGAGGCGATCACCCCCGACGGCCAGGACCCGCCGGCGGAGAACCTCGAAGAGGCCCGCAACATCATCGAGAGCCGGGTCAACAGCCTCGGTGTCTCCGAGGCCGAGGTGGTCACCGAGGGTAACCGCAACATCGTCGTCTCCCTGCCCGGCCAGAACCGCGATCTGACCGAGGTCGGGGCAGCGGCCGAGCTGCGGTTCCGCAAGGTCCTCAAGGTCACCGACGGCGGTGGCGGCGTCCCGGCGCCCGCGCCGACCGGCACCCCGGAGCCGAGCGGCTCGGCCGAGCCGGCCCCGTCCGGCTCCGGCGAGCCGGCGCCGTCAGGCTCCGCCTCGCCGTCCGCGTCGGCGAGCGCCGCCGGCCAGGGCGGTATGGCCCCCGCGCCGACCGCGTCGGCCACCCCGTCGGCGGAGGCCACCCCCGAGCCCACGCCCGCGGTCTCCGCACCGTCGGTCGAGGATGCCGAGACCAACGAGGAACTGCTCGCCGCGGTGCGGGCCAAGCTCGGCGCCAACTCCTGGGCCGCCGCGGAGCAGCTCCAGGCGCCGGCCCAGCTCGGCCAGGACGAGGTTCTCGACTCCGCCCTCATGCCGTTCGCCCAGCTGACCGGCCGCGAGGTCGGGGTGCTGCCGCCGAACTTCCAGTTCAACGTGCCGACCATCGGCTGCCTGCAGCTCGAGGAACGGCTGCCCGGTTCGATCCGGGACGAGGGCCAGATGGCGGTGGCCTGCGAGGGCCAGGTCAAGTACCTGCTCGACGTGGCCAAGGTGCTCGG is a window from the Polymorphospora rubra genome containing:
- the yajC gene encoding preprotein translocase subunit YajC is translated as MPILMIALLFGVMYFMMIRPQQKRRKEAEQMQSALGPGDQVVTIGGLHGTVANVDDDTVTLEPSPGVQLRFARPAIARVVSSADRPEQIEETPEAEAEVDSTAGTGPDLRKD